One window of the Salvia splendens isolate huo1 chromosome 1, SspV2, whole genome shotgun sequence genome contains the following:
- the LOC121799766 gene encoding metallothiol transferase FosB-like produces the protein MGAEPEISIAEMEAIMSRALGGDSNSKMRKGELPLLALNHVSYICKSVQKSVEFYVKVLGFVLIQRPSSFKFEGAWLFNHGIGIHLLKSENVTIKKDKINPKDNHISFQCTDMNLIIERLEGMKIEFVKSVVREGGIIVDQLFFHDPDGHMIEICNCQNLPVLPLTSCPIRKMSTPKITIPKTPSFQGGKQQCSGEVEAMMIENLAMDMLNISI, from the exons ATGGGAGCTGAGCCTGAGATTAGTATTGCAGAAATGGAAGCAATTATGAGCAGAGCATTAGGAGGTGATAGCAATAGCAAGATGAGAAAAGGGGAGTTGCCATTGTTGGCGTTGAACCATGTTTCCTATATCTGCAAATCGGTGCAGAAATCTGTGGAATTCTATGTCAAAGTTCTTGGATTTGTCCTCATCCAAAGGCCCTCTTCCTTCAAATTCGAAGGCGCATG GTTGTTCAACCATGGGATTGGAATCCATCTTCTAAAGTCAGAAAATGTGACAATTAAGAAGGACAAAATAAATCCGAAAGACAACCACATCTCATTCCAATGCACTGATATGAATCTAATTATTGAACGATTGGAGGGAATGAAAATTGAATTTGTGAAGTCAGTGGTGAGAGAAGGTGGAATAATTGTGGATCAATTATTCTTCCATGATCCAGATGGTCACATGATTGAAATTTGCAATTGCCAAAATCTGCCTGTGCTTCCCCTCACATCATGCCCTATTAGGAAGATGTCCACTCCCAAAATCACCATACCCAAAACGCCATCGTTTCAAG GAGGGAAGCAGCAATGCAGTGGGGAAGTAGAAGCCATGATGATTGAGAACCTAGCCATGGACATGCTCAACATTTCCATTTGA
- the LOC121784828 gene encoding uncharacterized protein LOC121784828, with the protein MENEVVRVLVTDQEQQGQWQGQGGWHRPTLALTSQQKNLIEQFLLQRSTAGVLPRGSCAEAANEFNIHKRTAERIWHISKQQINRGEPVMMEGKVRGYQHKDKLMLDEDKFRNLSMLERSTIRKVASKMEVSKTTIGRFLKSNQLKPHTSAIKPALTETNKIARMKWCLSHIQPTLAEGKLLYHSMHNIVHIDEKWFYMTKTSDRYYLLPDEDVPYRSCKSKRFITKVMFMAAVCRPLCGPDGDIIFDGKIGLFPFTDQIPAQRSSKNKPKRTMETKPIQSITKEVMTTCLLNQIIPSIKAKWPANASNKIFIQQDNAKPHLRAADHHFEALASTDGFEFHLISQPPNSPDTNVLDLGYFRAIQSLQDDKMATSVDDLLRNVFTSFEELSPQTLNRVFITLQSCLTAILQVHGKNDYKIPHMNKNRLEKTEGLPLQLQVEEGLVRQSLEYLKLPENNTGDSYDIGRLNHALGY; encoded by the exons ATGGAGAATGAGGTGGTCCGAGTGTTGGTCACTGATCAGGAGCAGCAGGGGCAGTGGCAGGGGCAGGGTGGATGGCATCGGCCTACATTAGCATTGACTAGCCAACAAAAAAACCTCATTGAGCAGTTTCTTCTACAGCGAAGTACCGCTGGAGTGCTGCCAAGAGGTTCTTGTGCAGAGGCTGCCAATGAATTCAACATCCACAAAAGGACAGCAGAAAGAATATGGCACATCAGTAAGCAGCAGATAAACAGAGGTGAACCTGTCATGATGGAAGGCAAAGTAAGAggttatcaacacaaagacaaacTCATGTTAGATGAAGACAAGTTTAGAAACCTGTCCATGCTTGAGAGATCAACCATAAGGAAGGTTGCTTCTAAGATGGAAGTGAGCAAGACAACAATTGGTAGATTTCTTAAGAGTAATCAATTGAAACCTCATACAAGTGCTATCAAGCCTGCACTTACTGAAACCAACAAAATTGCAAGGATGAAATGGTGTCTTTCTCATATTCAACCTACACTCGCTGAAGGTAAACTTCTTTACCATTCAATGCACAACATTGTTCATATTGACGAGAAATGGTTCTACATGACAAAGACATCAGATAGATACTACCTGTTGCCGGATGAAGATGTGCCATACAGGTCCTGTAAGTCCAAGAGATTCATCACTAAAGTGATGTTCATGGCTGCTGTGTGTAGGCCACTTTGTGGGCCTGATGGAGACATCATATTCGATGGTAAAATAGGGTTATTCCCATTCACAGACCAGATACCAGCCCAAAGAAGTTCAAAGAACAAGCCAAAAAGGACAATGGAGACAAAGCCTATTCAGTCAATTACCAAGGAAGTCATGACAACTTGTCTCCTAAACCAG ATTATACCATCAATCAAAGCCAAATGGCCAGCCAATGCAAGCAATAAGATTTTCATACAGCAAGATAATGCCAAACCTCACCTTAGAGCAGCTGATCATCACTTTGAGGCACTTGCAAGTACTGATGGATTTGAATTCCATCTAATTAGCCAACCACCAAACTCCCCAGACACAAATGTGTTAGACCTTGGGTATTTCAGGGCAATACAGTCACTACAGGATGACAAGATGGCCACAAGTGTAGATGATTTGCTTAGGAATGTGTTTACCTCATTTGAAGAACTctcaccacagactctgaataGAGTATTCATCACTTTGCAAAGCTGTTTGACAGCAATATTACAAGTGCATGGGAAGAATGACTACAAGATCCCTCATATGAACAAGAACAGGTTGGAAAAAACAGAGGGGTTGCCTTTACAACTTCaggttgaagaaggattggTGAGACAGAGCTTGGAGTATCTAAAGCTGCCTGAAAACAACACTGGGGACTCATATGACATAGGGCGGCTTAACCATGCTTTAGGGTACTAG